A region of Aquila chrysaetos chrysaetos chromosome 13, bAquChr1.4, whole genome shotgun sequence DNA encodes the following proteins:
- the RHOBTB2 gene encoding rho-related BTB domain-containing protein 2 isoform X2 translates to METQGKGSPAGKMTAMAHSLSQLMDSDMDYERPNVETIKCVVVGDNAVGKTRLICARACNATLTQYQLLATHVPTVWAIDQYRVCQEVLERSRDVVDDVSVSLRLWDTFGDHHKDRRFAYGRSDVVVLCFSIANPNSLHHVKTMWYPEIKHFCPRAPVILVGCQLDLRYADLEAVNRARRPLARPIKPNEILPPEKGREVAKELGIPYYETSVVAQFGIKDVFDNAIRAALISRRHLQFWKSHLRNVQRPLLQAPFLPPRPPPPIIIVPDPPSNNEERPAHLLEDPLCADVILVLQEKIKIYAHKIYLSTSSSKFYDLFLMDLSEEDQQSAAGHGFGVAVTAAAERMLHQEERHHGRDFLLRAASFDICESTEEAGSGQRKPCLRASTSDGILRGNRYENGERGLRRGRDLSSWSRAFTSIQEEMAEDPLTYKSKLMVVVKMDASIQPGPFRAVLKYLYTGELDENERDLMHIAHIAELLEVFDLRMMVANILNNEAFMNQEITKAFHVRRTNRVKECLAKGTFSDVTFVLDDGAISAHKPLLISSCDWMAAMFGGPFVESSTNEVALPYTSKSCMRAVLEYLYTGQFSSSPDLDDMKLIILANRLCLPHLVALTEQYTVTGLMEAAQMMVDIDGDVLVFLELAQFHCAYQLADWCLHHICTNYNNVCRKFPRDMKAMSGENQEYFEKHRWPPVWYLKEEDHYQRAKKEREKEDYLHLKRQPKRRWLFWNASTSPSSSPSSSAATASSSSSSSSSSAVV, encoded by the exons atggaaaCCCAAGGGAAAGGCAGCCCTGCCGGGAAGATGACTGCCATGGCTCACAGCCT gtCCCAATTAATGGATTCTGACATGGATTATGAGAGGCCAAACGTAGAAACTATCAAGTGCGTCGTGGTCGGGGACAACGCGGTGGGCAAGACCCGACTCATCTGTGCCCGCGCCTGCAACGCCACGCTGACCCAGTACCAGCTCCTCGCCACCCACGTGCCCACGGTGTGGGCCATCGACCAGTACCGCGTCTGCCAGGAG GTGCTGGAGCGCTCCCGGGATGTGGTAGACGATGTTAGTGTGTCCTTGCGGCTCTGGGACACTTTTGGTGACCACCACAAAGATAGGCGCTTTGCCTATGGCAG GTCCGACGTTGTGGTTTTGTGCTTCTCCATCGCCAACCCCAACTCCCTGCACCATGTGAAGACCATGTGGTACCCAGAGATCAAGCACTTCTGTCCCCGCGCGCCCGTCATCCTGGTGGGCTGCCAGCTCGACCTGCGCTATGCCGACCTGGAGGCCGTCAATCGGGCACGGCGACCCTTGGCCAG GCCAATCAAACCTAACGAGATCCTTCCCCcggagaaggggagggaggtaGCCAAGGAGCTGGGGATCCCCTATTACGAGACGAGCGTGGTGGCCCAGTTTGGCATCAAGGACGTCTTCGACAATGCCATCCGTGCCGCCCTCATCTCCCGCCGTCACCTGCAGTTCTGGAAGTCCCACCTCCGCAACGTGCAGCGACCTCTTCTCCAAGCACCATTCCTGCCCCCCAGGCCCCCTCCGCCCATCATCATCGTCCCGGACCCCCCTTCCAACAACGAGGAGCGCCCAGCCCACCTCTTGGAGGACCCCCTGTGCGCGGACGTCATCCTGGTGCTGCAAGAGAAGATCAAAATCTACGCACACAAGATCTacctctccacctcctcctccaaatTTTACGACCTGTTCCTCATGGACCTGAGCGAGGAGGACCAGCAGAGCGCCGCGGGCCATGGCTTTGGGGTGGCTGTCACCGCGGCTGCCGAGCGGATGCTGCACCAAGAGGAGAGGCACCACGGGCGGGATTTCCTCCTCCGAGCCGCGAGCTTTGACATCTGCGAGAGCACCGAGGAGGCCGGATCCGGCCAACGAAAACCGTGCCTTAGAGCCTCCACCAGTGATGGGATCCTGCGGGGCAACCGCTACGAGAACGGGGAGCGTGGGCTGCGGCGGGGAAGGGACCTTTCCTCTTGGAGCCGGGCTTTCACCAGCATCCAGGAGGAGATGGCAGAAGACCCGCTGACCTACAAGTCCAAGCTCATGGTGGTGGTGAAGATGGATGCTTCCATCCAGCCAGGTCCTTTCCGGGCCGTGCTGAAGTACCTGTACACAGGGGAGCTGGATGAGAACGAGCGGGACCTCATGCACATTGCTCACATCGCTGAGCTGCTGGAGGTCTTCGACCTCCGCATGATGGTGGCCAACATCCTCAACAACGAGGCGTTCATGAACCAGGAGATCACCAAAGCCTTCCACGTCCGGAGGACCAACCGGGTGAAGGAATGCCTGGCCAAGGGGACTTTCTCGG ATGTCACCTTCGTGCTGGATGACGGTGCTATCAGTGCCCACAAGCCCCTGCTCATCTCCAGCTGCGACTGGATGGCCGCGATGTTCGGCGGCCCCTTCGTGGAGAGCTCCACCAACGAG GTGGCACTTCCTTACACCAGCAAGAGCTGCATGCGGGCGGTGCTGGAGTACCTCTACACGGGGCagttcagctccagccccgACCTTGACGATATGAAGCTCATCATCCTCGCCAACCGCCTCTGCCTGCCGCACCTGGTGGCTCTCACCG AGCAGTACACCGTCACCGGTCTGATGGAGGCGGCGCAGATGATGGTGGACATCGACGGGGACGTGCTCGTGTTCCTGGAGCTGGCTCAG TTCCACTGCGCCTACCAGCTTGCCGACTGGTGCCTCCATCACATCTGCACCAACTACAACAACGTCTGCCGCAAGTTCCCCCGGGATATGAAGGCCATGTCAGGAG AGAACCAGGAGTACTTCGAGAAGCACCGCTGGCCGCCGGTGTGGTACCTGAAGGAGGAGGATCACTACCAGCGGGCGAAGAAGGAGCGGGAGAAGGAAGACTACCTCCACCTCAAACGGCAGCCCAAGAGGCGATGGCTCTTCTGGAACGCCTccacctccccttcctcctctccttcatcGTCGGCAGCCacagcctcctcttcctcctcctcctcctcctcctcagctgtgGTTTGA
- the RHOBTB2 gene encoding rho-related BTB domain-containing protein 2 isoform X3 — MEREIPVLRVRSQLMDSDMDYERPNVETIKCVVVGDNAVGKTRLICARACNATLTQYQLLATHVPTVWAIDQYRVCQEVLERSRDVVDDVSVSLRLWDTFGDHHKDRRFAYGRSDVVVLCFSIANPNSLHHVKTMWYPEIKHFCPRAPVILVGCQLDLRYADLEAVNRARRPLARPIKPNEILPPEKGREVAKELGIPYYETSVVAQFGIKDVFDNAIRAALISRRHLQFWKSHLRNVQRPLLQAPFLPPRPPPPIIIVPDPPSNNEERPAHLLEDPLCADVILVLQEKIKIYAHKIYLSTSSSKFYDLFLMDLSEEDQQSAAGHGFGVAVTAAAERMLHQEERHHGRDFLLRAASFDICESTEEAGSGQRKPCLRASTSDGILRGNRYENGERGLRRGRDLSSWSRAFTSIQEEMAEDPLTYKSKLMVVVKMDASIQPGPFRAVLKYLYTGELDENERDLMHIAHIAELLEVFDLRMMVANILNNEAFMNQEITKAFHVRRTNRVKECLAKGTFSDVTFVLDDGAISAHKPLLISSCDWMAAMFGGPFVESSTNEVALPYTSKSCMRAVLEYLYTGQFSSSPDLDDMKLIILANRLCLPHLVALTEQYTVTGLMEAAQMMVDIDGDVLVFLELAQFHCAYQLADWCLHHICTNYNNVCRKFPRDMKAMSGENQEYFEKHRWPPVWYLKEEDHYQRAKKEREKEDYLHLKRQPKRRWLFWNASTSPSSSPSSSAATASSSSSSSSSSAVV, encoded by the exons ATGGAGAGAGAGATCCCCGTCCTGCGAGTTAG gtCCCAATTAATGGATTCTGACATGGATTATGAGAGGCCAAACGTAGAAACTATCAAGTGCGTCGTGGTCGGGGACAACGCGGTGGGCAAGACCCGACTCATCTGTGCCCGCGCCTGCAACGCCACGCTGACCCAGTACCAGCTCCTCGCCACCCACGTGCCCACGGTGTGGGCCATCGACCAGTACCGCGTCTGCCAGGAG GTGCTGGAGCGCTCCCGGGATGTGGTAGACGATGTTAGTGTGTCCTTGCGGCTCTGGGACACTTTTGGTGACCACCACAAAGATAGGCGCTTTGCCTATGGCAG GTCCGACGTTGTGGTTTTGTGCTTCTCCATCGCCAACCCCAACTCCCTGCACCATGTGAAGACCATGTGGTACCCAGAGATCAAGCACTTCTGTCCCCGCGCGCCCGTCATCCTGGTGGGCTGCCAGCTCGACCTGCGCTATGCCGACCTGGAGGCCGTCAATCGGGCACGGCGACCCTTGGCCAG GCCAATCAAACCTAACGAGATCCTTCCCCcggagaaggggagggaggtaGCCAAGGAGCTGGGGATCCCCTATTACGAGACGAGCGTGGTGGCCCAGTTTGGCATCAAGGACGTCTTCGACAATGCCATCCGTGCCGCCCTCATCTCCCGCCGTCACCTGCAGTTCTGGAAGTCCCACCTCCGCAACGTGCAGCGACCTCTTCTCCAAGCACCATTCCTGCCCCCCAGGCCCCCTCCGCCCATCATCATCGTCCCGGACCCCCCTTCCAACAACGAGGAGCGCCCAGCCCACCTCTTGGAGGACCCCCTGTGCGCGGACGTCATCCTGGTGCTGCAAGAGAAGATCAAAATCTACGCACACAAGATCTacctctccacctcctcctccaaatTTTACGACCTGTTCCTCATGGACCTGAGCGAGGAGGACCAGCAGAGCGCCGCGGGCCATGGCTTTGGGGTGGCTGTCACCGCGGCTGCCGAGCGGATGCTGCACCAAGAGGAGAGGCACCACGGGCGGGATTTCCTCCTCCGAGCCGCGAGCTTTGACATCTGCGAGAGCACCGAGGAGGCCGGATCCGGCCAACGAAAACCGTGCCTTAGAGCCTCCACCAGTGATGGGATCCTGCGGGGCAACCGCTACGAGAACGGGGAGCGTGGGCTGCGGCGGGGAAGGGACCTTTCCTCTTGGAGCCGGGCTTTCACCAGCATCCAGGAGGAGATGGCAGAAGACCCGCTGACCTACAAGTCCAAGCTCATGGTGGTGGTGAAGATGGATGCTTCCATCCAGCCAGGTCCTTTCCGGGCCGTGCTGAAGTACCTGTACACAGGGGAGCTGGATGAGAACGAGCGGGACCTCATGCACATTGCTCACATCGCTGAGCTGCTGGAGGTCTTCGACCTCCGCATGATGGTGGCCAACATCCTCAACAACGAGGCGTTCATGAACCAGGAGATCACCAAAGCCTTCCACGTCCGGAGGACCAACCGGGTGAAGGAATGCCTGGCCAAGGGGACTTTCTCGG ATGTCACCTTCGTGCTGGATGACGGTGCTATCAGTGCCCACAAGCCCCTGCTCATCTCCAGCTGCGACTGGATGGCCGCGATGTTCGGCGGCCCCTTCGTGGAGAGCTCCACCAACGAG GTGGCACTTCCTTACACCAGCAAGAGCTGCATGCGGGCGGTGCTGGAGTACCTCTACACGGGGCagttcagctccagccccgACCTTGACGATATGAAGCTCATCATCCTCGCCAACCGCCTCTGCCTGCCGCACCTGGTGGCTCTCACCG AGCAGTACACCGTCACCGGTCTGATGGAGGCGGCGCAGATGATGGTGGACATCGACGGGGACGTGCTCGTGTTCCTGGAGCTGGCTCAG TTCCACTGCGCCTACCAGCTTGCCGACTGGTGCCTCCATCACATCTGCACCAACTACAACAACGTCTGCCGCAAGTTCCCCCGGGATATGAAGGCCATGTCAGGAG AGAACCAGGAGTACTTCGAGAAGCACCGCTGGCCGCCGGTGTGGTACCTGAAGGAGGAGGATCACTACCAGCGGGCGAAGAAGGAGCGGGAGAAGGAAGACTACCTCCACCTCAAACGGCAGCCCAAGAGGCGATGGCTCTTCTGGAACGCCTccacctccccttcctcctctccttcatcGTCGGCAGCCacagcctcctcttcctcctcctcctcctcctcctcagctgtgGTTTGA
- the RHOBTB2 gene encoding rho-related BTB domain-containing protein 2 isoform X1 — protein sequence MCPQGRLLAQGVCQEKEMETQGKGSPAGKMTAMAHSLSQLMDSDMDYERPNVETIKCVVVGDNAVGKTRLICARACNATLTQYQLLATHVPTVWAIDQYRVCQEVLERSRDVVDDVSVSLRLWDTFGDHHKDRRFAYGRSDVVVLCFSIANPNSLHHVKTMWYPEIKHFCPRAPVILVGCQLDLRYADLEAVNRARRPLARPIKPNEILPPEKGREVAKELGIPYYETSVVAQFGIKDVFDNAIRAALISRRHLQFWKSHLRNVQRPLLQAPFLPPRPPPPIIIVPDPPSNNEERPAHLLEDPLCADVILVLQEKIKIYAHKIYLSTSSSKFYDLFLMDLSEEDQQSAAGHGFGVAVTAAAERMLHQEERHHGRDFLLRAASFDICESTEEAGSGQRKPCLRASTSDGILRGNRYENGERGLRRGRDLSSWSRAFTSIQEEMAEDPLTYKSKLMVVVKMDASIQPGPFRAVLKYLYTGELDENERDLMHIAHIAELLEVFDLRMMVANILNNEAFMNQEITKAFHVRRTNRVKECLAKGTFSDVTFVLDDGAISAHKPLLISSCDWMAAMFGGPFVESSTNEVALPYTSKSCMRAVLEYLYTGQFSSSPDLDDMKLIILANRLCLPHLVALTEQYTVTGLMEAAQMMVDIDGDVLVFLELAQFHCAYQLADWCLHHICTNYNNVCRKFPRDMKAMSGENQEYFEKHRWPPVWYLKEEDHYQRAKKEREKEDYLHLKRQPKRRWLFWNASTSPSSSPSSSAATASSSSSSSSSSAVV from the exons ATGTGCCCGCAGGGAAGGCTCTTAGCCCAAGG AGTCTGCCaagagaaagagatggaaaCCCAAGGGAAAGGCAGCCCTGCCGGGAAGATGACTGCCATGGCTCACAGCCT gtCCCAATTAATGGATTCTGACATGGATTATGAGAGGCCAAACGTAGAAACTATCAAGTGCGTCGTGGTCGGGGACAACGCGGTGGGCAAGACCCGACTCATCTGTGCCCGCGCCTGCAACGCCACGCTGACCCAGTACCAGCTCCTCGCCACCCACGTGCCCACGGTGTGGGCCATCGACCAGTACCGCGTCTGCCAGGAG GTGCTGGAGCGCTCCCGGGATGTGGTAGACGATGTTAGTGTGTCCTTGCGGCTCTGGGACACTTTTGGTGACCACCACAAAGATAGGCGCTTTGCCTATGGCAG GTCCGACGTTGTGGTTTTGTGCTTCTCCATCGCCAACCCCAACTCCCTGCACCATGTGAAGACCATGTGGTACCCAGAGATCAAGCACTTCTGTCCCCGCGCGCCCGTCATCCTGGTGGGCTGCCAGCTCGACCTGCGCTATGCCGACCTGGAGGCCGTCAATCGGGCACGGCGACCCTTGGCCAG GCCAATCAAACCTAACGAGATCCTTCCCCcggagaaggggagggaggtaGCCAAGGAGCTGGGGATCCCCTATTACGAGACGAGCGTGGTGGCCCAGTTTGGCATCAAGGACGTCTTCGACAATGCCATCCGTGCCGCCCTCATCTCCCGCCGTCACCTGCAGTTCTGGAAGTCCCACCTCCGCAACGTGCAGCGACCTCTTCTCCAAGCACCATTCCTGCCCCCCAGGCCCCCTCCGCCCATCATCATCGTCCCGGACCCCCCTTCCAACAACGAGGAGCGCCCAGCCCACCTCTTGGAGGACCCCCTGTGCGCGGACGTCATCCTGGTGCTGCAAGAGAAGATCAAAATCTACGCACACAAGATCTacctctccacctcctcctccaaatTTTACGACCTGTTCCTCATGGACCTGAGCGAGGAGGACCAGCAGAGCGCCGCGGGCCATGGCTTTGGGGTGGCTGTCACCGCGGCTGCCGAGCGGATGCTGCACCAAGAGGAGAGGCACCACGGGCGGGATTTCCTCCTCCGAGCCGCGAGCTTTGACATCTGCGAGAGCACCGAGGAGGCCGGATCCGGCCAACGAAAACCGTGCCTTAGAGCCTCCACCAGTGATGGGATCCTGCGGGGCAACCGCTACGAGAACGGGGAGCGTGGGCTGCGGCGGGGAAGGGACCTTTCCTCTTGGAGCCGGGCTTTCACCAGCATCCAGGAGGAGATGGCAGAAGACCCGCTGACCTACAAGTCCAAGCTCATGGTGGTGGTGAAGATGGATGCTTCCATCCAGCCAGGTCCTTTCCGGGCCGTGCTGAAGTACCTGTACACAGGGGAGCTGGATGAGAACGAGCGGGACCTCATGCACATTGCTCACATCGCTGAGCTGCTGGAGGTCTTCGACCTCCGCATGATGGTGGCCAACATCCTCAACAACGAGGCGTTCATGAACCAGGAGATCACCAAAGCCTTCCACGTCCGGAGGACCAACCGGGTGAAGGAATGCCTGGCCAAGGGGACTTTCTCGG ATGTCACCTTCGTGCTGGATGACGGTGCTATCAGTGCCCACAAGCCCCTGCTCATCTCCAGCTGCGACTGGATGGCCGCGATGTTCGGCGGCCCCTTCGTGGAGAGCTCCACCAACGAG GTGGCACTTCCTTACACCAGCAAGAGCTGCATGCGGGCGGTGCTGGAGTACCTCTACACGGGGCagttcagctccagccccgACCTTGACGATATGAAGCTCATCATCCTCGCCAACCGCCTCTGCCTGCCGCACCTGGTGGCTCTCACCG AGCAGTACACCGTCACCGGTCTGATGGAGGCGGCGCAGATGATGGTGGACATCGACGGGGACGTGCTCGTGTTCCTGGAGCTGGCTCAG TTCCACTGCGCCTACCAGCTTGCCGACTGGTGCCTCCATCACATCTGCACCAACTACAACAACGTCTGCCGCAAGTTCCCCCGGGATATGAAGGCCATGTCAGGAG AGAACCAGGAGTACTTCGAGAAGCACCGCTGGCCGCCGGTGTGGTACCTGAAGGAGGAGGATCACTACCAGCGGGCGAAGAAGGAGCGGGAGAAGGAAGACTACCTCCACCTCAAACGGCAGCCCAAGAGGCGATGGCTCTTCTGGAACGCCTccacctccccttcctcctctccttcatcGTCGGCAGCCacagcctcctcttcctcctcctcctcctcctcctcagctgtgGTTTGA
- the RHOBTB2 gene encoding rho-related BTB domain-containing protein 2 isoform X4: MDSDMDYERPNVETIKCVVVGDNAVGKTRLICARACNATLTQYQLLATHVPTVWAIDQYRVCQEVLERSRDVVDDVSVSLRLWDTFGDHHKDRRFAYGRSDVVVLCFSIANPNSLHHVKTMWYPEIKHFCPRAPVILVGCQLDLRYADLEAVNRARRPLARPIKPNEILPPEKGREVAKELGIPYYETSVVAQFGIKDVFDNAIRAALISRRHLQFWKSHLRNVQRPLLQAPFLPPRPPPPIIIVPDPPSNNEERPAHLLEDPLCADVILVLQEKIKIYAHKIYLSTSSSKFYDLFLMDLSEEDQQSAAGHGFGVAVTAAAERMLHQEERHHGRDFLLRAASFDICESTEEAGSGQRKPCLRASTSDGILRGNRYENGERGLRRGRDLSSWSRAFTSIQEEMAEDPLTYKSKLMVVVKMDASIQPGPFRAVLKYLYTGELDENERDLMHIAHIAELLEVFDLRMMVANILNNEAFMNQEITKAFHVRRTNRVKECLAKGTFSDVTFVLDDGAISAHKPLLISSCDWMAAMFGGPFVESSTNEVALPYTSKSCMRAVLEYLYTGQFSSSPDLDDMKLIILANRLCLPHLVALTEQYTVTGLMEAAQMMVDIDGDVLVFLELAQFHCAYQLADWCLHHICTNYNNVCRKFPRDMKAMSGENQEYFEKHRWPPVWYLKEEDHYQRAKKEREKEDYLHLKRQPKRRWLFWNASTSPSSSPSSSAATASSSSSSSSSSAVV, from the exons ATGGATTCTGACATGGATTATGAGAGGCCAAACGTAGAAACTATCAAGTGCGTCGTGGTCGGGGACAACGCGGTGGGCAAGACCCGACTCATCTGTGCCCGCGCCTGCAACGCCACGCTGACCCAGTACCAGCTCCTCGCCACCCACGTGCCCACGGTGTGGGCCATCGACCAGTACCGCGTCTGCCAGGAG GTGCTGGAGCGCTCCCGGGATGTGGTAGACGATGTTAGTGTGTCCTTGCGGCTCTGGGACACTTTTGGTGACCACCACAAAGATAGGCGCTTTGCCTATGGCAG GTCCGACGTTGTGGTTTTGTGCTTCTCCATCGCCAACCCCAACTCCCTGCACCATGTGAAGACCATGTGGTACCCAGAGATCAAGCACTTCTGTCCCCGCGCGCCCGTCATCCTGGTGGGCTGCCAGCTCGACCTGCGCTATGCCGACCTGGAGGCCGTCAATCGGGCACGGCGACCCTTGGCCAG GCCAATCAAACCTAACGAGATCCTTCCCCcggagaaggggagggaggtaGCCAAGGAGCTGGGGATCCCCTATTACGAGACGAGCGTGGTGGCCCAGTTTGGCATCAAGGACGTCTTCGACAATGCCATCCGTGCCGCCCTCATCTCCCGCCGTCACCTGCAGTTCTGGAAGTCCCACCTCCGCAACGTGCAGCGACCTCTTCTCCAAGCACCATTCCTGCCCCCCAGGCCCCCTCCGCCCATCATCATCGTCCCGGACCCCCCTTCCAACAACGAGGAGCGCCCAGCCCACCTCTTGGAGGACCCCCTGTGCGCGGACGTCATCCTGGTGCTGCAAGAGAAGATCAAAATCTACGCACACAAGATCTacctctccacctcctcctccaaatTTTACGACCTGTTCCTCATGGACCTGAGCGAGGAGGACCAGCAGAGCGCCGCGGGCCATGGCTTTGGGGTGGCTGTCACCGCGGCTGCCGAGCGGATGCTGCACCAAGAGGAGAGGCACCACGGGCGGGATTTCCTCCTCCGAGCCGCGAGCTTTGACATCTGCGAGAGCACCGAGGAGGCCGGATCCGGCCAACGAAAACCGTGCCTTAGAGCCTCCACCAGTGATGGGATCCTGCGGGGCAACCGCTACGAGAACGGGGAGCGTGGGCTGCGGCGGGGAAGGGACCTTTCCTCTTGGAGCCGGGCTTTCACCAGCATCCAGGAGGAGATGGCAGAAGACCCGCTGACCTACAAGTCCAAGCTCATGGTGGTGGTGAAGATGGATGCTTCCATCCAGCCAGGTCCTTTCCGGGCCGTGCTGAAGTACCTGTACACAGGGGAGCTGGATGAGAACGAGCGGGACCTCATGCACATTGCTCACATCGCTGAGCTGCTGGAGGTCTTCGACCTCCGCATGATGGTGGCCAACATCCTCAACAACGAGGCGTTCATGAACCAGGAGATCACCAAAGCCTTCCACGTCCGGAGGACCAACCGGGTGAAGGAATGCCTGGCCAAGGGGACTTTCTCGG ATGTCACCTTCGTGCTGGATGACGGTGCTATCAGTGCCCACAAGCCCCTGCTCATCTCCAGCTGCGACTGGATGGCCGCGATGTTCGGCGGCCCCTTCGTGGAGAGCTCCACCAACGAG GTGGCACTTCCTTACACCAGCAAGAGCTGCATGCGGGCGGTGCTGGAGTACCTCTACACGGGGCagttcagctccagccccgACCTTGACGATATGAAGCTCATCATCCTCGCCAACCGCCTCTGCCTGCCGCACCTGGTGGCTCTCACCG AGCAGTACACCGTCACCGGTCTGATGGAGGCGGCGCAGATGATGGTGGACATCGACGGGGACGTGCTCGTGTTCCTGGAGCTGGCTCAG TTCCACTGCGCCTACCAGCTTGCCGACTGGTGCCTCCATCACATCTGCACCAACTACAACAACGTCTGCCGCAAGTTCCCCCGGGATATGAAGGCCATGTCAGGAG AGAACCAGGAGTACTTCGAGAAGCACCGCTGGCCGCCGGTGTGGTACCTGAAGGAGGAGGATCACTACCAGCGGGCGAAGAAGGAGCGGGAGAAGGAAGACTACCTCCACCTCAAACGGCAGCCCAAGAGGCGATGGCTCTTCTGGAACGCCTccacctccccttcctcctctccttcatcGTCGGCAGCCacagcctcctcttcctcctcctcctcctcctcctcagctgtgGTTTGA